The following coding sequences are from one Streptomyces sp. NBC_01294 window:
- a CDS encoding DeoR/GlpR family DNA-binding transcription regulator, translating into MAEQAAQLAHQRRAFILDAVRRDGTVRVADLVGQLGVSDMTIRRDLDALARRGAVEKVYGGAVATAGTSGHEPGFDAKSGREAAAKAAIAATAATLVEPGSVVALSGGTTVHAVAARLLGVPRLTIVTNSLPVADLVRAAGQGGGDAAPTLLLTGGSPTPSAALVGPLADLVIGSLHVDLLVLGAHGVTEEAGLTTPNLTEAQTNRALVASARRIAVVADHSKWGVVGLSGFAALEQADWFVTDPGMPAPARAVLTETVGELLVAGEEQ; encoded by the coding sequence GTGGCCGAGCAGGCAGCGCAGCTGGCCCATCAGCGTCGCGCGTTCATCCTCGACGCGGTCCGGCGCGACGGCACGGTACGGGTGGCGGACCTGGTCGGACAGCTCGGCGTCTCGGACATGACGATCCGCCGGGACCTGGACGCCCTCGCCCGGCGCGGCGCCGTGGAGAAGGTCTACGGCGGGGCCGTCGCCACCGCCGGGACCAGCGGGCACGAGCCCGGATTCGACGCCAAGTCCGGTCGGGAGGCGGCCGCCAAGGCCGCCATCGCGGCGACGGCCGCGACCCTGGTGGAACCGGGCAGCGTCGTCGCGCTCTCGGGCGGCACCACCGTGCACGCGGTCGCCGCCCGGCTGCTCGGCGTCCCGCGGCTCACGATCGTCACCAACTCCCTCCCGGTGGCCGACCTGGTGCGGGCCGCCGGCCAGGGCGGCGGGGACGCGGCCCCCACCCTGCTGCTCACCGGGGGCTCCCCCACGCCCTCGGCCGCGCTGGTCGGCCCGCTCGCCGACCTGGTGATCGGATCCCTCCACGTGGACCTGCTCGTCCTCGGCGCGCACGGGGTGACGGAAGAGGCCGGACTGACCACCCCCAACCTCACCGAGGCCCAGACCAACCGGGCCCTGGTCGCCTCGGCGCGGCGGATCGCCGTCGTGGCCGACCACAGCAAGTGGGGCGTGGTCGGGCTCAGCGGATTCGCGGCGCTGGAGCAGGCCGACTGGTTCGTGACCGACCCGGGCATGCCCGCCCCGGCCCGCGCCGTCCTCACGGAGACGGTGGGTGAACTCCTCGTCGCGGGCGAGGAGCAGTGA
- a CDS encoding DM13 domain-containing protein codes for MVRGSSGSRWRRRPLVIGALIVLAAGLALGLYWFEPWKLWVDRTVEEALPSTSAAPSVSGTATPAPGPVTVAQGTLISHEHTTTGTVRLLRLADGSHVLRLEDLDTSNGPDLRVWLTDAPVKEGREGWHVFDDGEHISLGALKGNKGDQNYAVPPEVNPADYTSLSIWCDRFDVSFGAARLDRP; via the coding sequence GTGGTACGTGGAAGCAGTGGAAGCAGGTGGCGGCGCAGGCCGCTGGTCATCGGCGCATTGATCGTGCTGGCCGCCGGGCTGGCACTCGGGCTCTATTGGTTCGAGCCCTGGAAACTGTGGGTGGACCGCACGGTCGAGGAGGCCCTGCCCAGCACCTCGGCCGCCCCTTCGGTCTCCGGCACGGCCACCCCGGCTCCGGGACCGGTGACGGTCGCGCAGGGCACGCTCATCAGCCACGAGCACACCACCACCGGCACCGTCAGGCTCCTGCGCCTCGCCGACGGCTCGCACGTCCTGCGGCTGGAGGACCTCGACACCAGCAACGGACCGGATCTGAGGGTGTGGCTGACCGATGCGCCCGTCAAGGAGGGCCGGGAAGGCTGGCATGTGTTCGACGACGGCGAGCACATCAGCCTGGGAGCACTCAAAGGCAACAAGGGTGACCAGAACTACGCGGTCCCGCCCGAAGTGAACCCAGCCGACTACACGAGCCTCTCCATCTGGTGCGACCGCTTCGACGTCTCCTTCGGAGCAGCCCGGCTGGACCGGCCGTAG
- a CDS encoding glycoside hydrolase family 5 protein has translation MRRPLLPAALAAALLLGELAAAPAAAAPAIPAAPAIPAAPGSSAVLADSWRPPLSTRGRYVVDADGNRFKLKSANWQGAQGTWSGSGDINDPASHHDGEKADQMPLGLDRAPIPRILAGFHELGINSIRLPYSNEMLHDQRPVSDASVAANPQLRGKTPLQVFDAVIAATTAEGFAVILNNHTITSRFCCGLDGNERWNTSQSTAQWEDDWIGLARRYKDNKRVVGADLYNEVRRTVTDDANWNWGNGHDWWAASQRLGDRLLTEANPDLLIVVEGINWQGIPADGLPHWRPTLEPVRTVSHTLVASNKLVYAAHFYGYTGPNHTGATGMGETHDPRYQELSREDLFATLQRQAFFVTSASGGHFTAPLWISEFGIGSDETNPQARAWFGNFVDHLIANDTDFAYWPLVGWAGHGTWSVLDFDATGRRSGILDGGDWRAADWNRLVTSPEKRGPVAVADTWDMLNLDHADAVQSAHMRTLPDWDQGARKGVCPDGQRLVGLAHRDGRGLCTDAGAAGLASPDPEASAVRDERHVQQGDWASGYTKYQCGPGQFMTGYSVRGQAVSAVLCARAGRPLGTNGRTVWFDRGDNRPAGGPGGEFAYGNHKGQCATDEYAAGLAFTGAWAKGKTPDALLCRKL, from the coding sequence GTGAGAAGACCCCTGTTACCGGCGGCACTCGCCGCGGCGCTCCTGCTCGGAGAGCTCGCCGCCGCACCGGCCGCCGCGGCACCCGCCATACCAGCGGCACCCGCGATACCAGCGGCACCCGGCTCGTCGGCCGTCCTGGCCGACTCCTGGCGTCCGCCCCTCAGCACCCGGGGCCGCTACGTCGTCGACGCCGACGGCAACCGCTTCAAACTCAAGTCGGCGAACTGGCAAGGAGCACAAGGCACTTGGAGCGGCTCGGGCGACATCAACGACCCGGCCAGCCACCACGACGGCGAGAAGGCCGACCAGATGCCGCTCGGCCTGGACCGTGCGCCGATCCCGCGGATCCTCGCCGGGTTCCACGAACTCGGCATCAACAGCATCCGACTGCCGTACTCGAACGAGATGCTGCACGATCAGCGTCCGGTGTCCGACGCCTCGGTCGCCGCCAACCCGCAGCTGCGCGGCAAGACCCCGCTCCAGGTCTTCGACGCCGTCATCGCCGCCACCACGGCCGAGGGCTTCGCGGTGATCCTCAACAACCACACCATCACCTCGCGCTTCTGCTGCGGCCTGGACGGCAACGAACGCTGGAACACCAGCCAGTCCACCGCGCAGTGGGAGGACGACTGGATCGGCCTGGCCCGCCGCTACAAGGACAACAAGCGCGTCGTCGGCGCCGACCTCTACAACGAGGTCCGCCGCACCGTCACCGACGACGCCAACTGGAACTGGGGCAACGGCCACGACTGGTGGGCCGCGTCCCAGCGCCTCGGCGACCGCCTCCTCACCGAGGCCAACCCCGACCTGCTGATCGTCGTCGAAGGCATCAACTGGCAGGGGATCCCGGCCGACGGGCTGCCCCACTGGCGTCCCACGCTCGAACCCGTACGGACCGTGTCCCACACCCTCGTCGCCTCGAACAAGCTGGTGTACGCGGCGCACTTCTACGGCTACACCGGCCCGAACCACACGGGCGCGACCGGCATGGGGGAGACCCACGACCCGCGGTACCAGGAACTCTCCCGCGAAGACCTGTTCGCGACCCTGCAGCGCCAGGCGTTCTTCGTCACCTCCGCATCGGGCGGTCACTTCACCGCACCCCTGTGGATCAGCGAGTTCGGCATCGGCAGTGACGAGACCAACCCGCAGGCACGCGCCTGGTTCGGAAACTTCGTGGACCACCTGATCGCCAACGACACCGATTTCGCCTACTGGCCCCTGGTCGGCTGGGCCGGACACGGCACCTGGTCGGTCCTCGACTTCGATGCGACGGGCCGCCGTTCCGGGATCCTGGACGGCGGTGACTGGCGCGCCGCCGACTGGAACCGGCTCGTCACCTCGCCGGAGAAGCGCGGGCCGGTCGCCGTCGCCGACACCTGGGACATGCTCAACCTCGACCACGCCGACGCGGTCCAGTCGGCGCACATGCGGACGCTCCCGGACTGGGACCAGGGAGCCCGCAAGGGGGTGTGCCCCGACGGACAGCGGCTCGTCGGCCTGGCGCACCGCGACGGGCGCGGCCTGTGCACCGACGCAGGGGCCGCAGGTCTGGCGTCCCCCGATCCGGAGGCGAGCGCCGTGCGCGACGAACGCCACGTACAGCAGGGCGACTGGGCGTCCGGGTACACCAAGTACCAGTGCGGGCCGGGCCAGTTCATGACCGGCTACAGCGTGCGGGGCCAGGCGGTCTCGGCGGTCCTGTGCGCCCGGGCGGGCAGGCCCCTCGGCACGAACGGCCGTACGGTCTGGTTCGACCGGGGCGACAACCGGCCGGCCGGTGGCCCGGGCGGAGAGTTCGCGTACGGCAACCACAAGGGGCAGTGCGCAACGGACGAGTACGCCGCGGGCCTCGCCTTCACCGGCGCATGGGCCAAGGGCAAGACGCCGGACGCCCTGCTGTGCCGCAAGCTGTGA
- a CDS encoding GNAT family N-acetyltransferase: MITTDRLRLRPLTDADTDWWVRLHADEEVNRFVGGYTREQAAARLREIQQQWTRRGHGLCAVELRGTGEAVGRCGLNWWEQFGETEIGWIFARSHWGQGYATEAARAVLARGFGSLGLQRITAMIHHGNSASSAVAWRLGFTPLREDTVLDRPCTVYALGRDGFAARPRP; this comes from the coding sequence GTGATCACCACGGACCGCCTCCGGCTGCGCCCCCTCACCGACGCCGACACCGACTGGTGGGTGCGCCTGCACGCCGACGAGGAGGTCAACCGGTTCGTCGGCGGCTACACCCGGGAGCAGGCCGCGGCGCGCCTGCGCGAGATACAGCAGCAGTGGACCCGCCGCGGCCACGGCCTGTGCGCCGTCGAACTGCGCGGCACCGGCGAGGCGGTGGGACGCTGCGGCCTCAACTGGTGGGAGCAGTTCGGCGAGACCGAGATCGGCTGGATCTTCGCCCGCTCCCACTGGGGGCAGGGCTACGCCACGGAAGCGGCCCGGGCCGTTCTCGCGCGGGGCTTCGGCTCCCTGGGGCTCCAGCGGATCACCGCCATGATCCACCACGGCAACAGCGCGTCCTCCGCCGTCGCCTGGCGCCTCGGGTTCACACCCCTGCGCGAGGACACCGTCCTCGACCGCCCCTGCACCGTCTACGCCCTGGGCCGGGACGGCTTCGCCGCCCGGCCCCGACCGTAG
- the galK gene encoding galactokinase, with the protein MNGTVQRDGDGDADAVADADGNRRDRVADTFRRLFGVAPDGVWAAPGRVNLIGEHTDYNDGFALPIALPQTTLLAARGRTDGRLRLHSAQGDGRITDLAVAALAPGAVTGWAAYPAGVVWALAEAGHPVGGADLHFDSTVPTGAGLSSSAALECAVAIAYDELYGLCLPGPELARTAQRAENGFAGVPCGIMDQMASVCCTAGAALHLDARTPEDHRQVPFDLRGQGLRLLVIDTRVTHDLGDGAYAALRAGCERAAALLGLTALRDLSAGELPRALDALPAELVPLVRHVVTENDRVTEAVSRLREGNAAALGPILTHGHASLRDDYRVSCPETDLAVAAAVDAGALGARMTGGGFGGSVIALVEAGRESAVGGAVTAAFAAAGHRLPRILTVTAAAGARRLGTR; encoded by the coding sequence GTGAACGGGACCGTTCAGCGCGACGGCGACGGCGACGCCGATGCCGTCGCCGATGCCGACGGCAACCGTCGGGACCGGGTCGCGGACACCTTCCGGCGGCTCTTCGGCGTGGCCCCGGACGGGGTCTGGGCGGCGCCGGGCCGGGTCAACCTGATCGGCGAACACACCGACTACAACGACGGTTTCGCCCTCCCGATCGCCCTCCCGCAGACCACGCTGCTCGCCGCCCGCGGCCGTACGGACGGACGGCTGCGGCTGCACAGCGCGCAGGGCGACGGCCGGATCACCGACCTGGCCGTGGCCGCGCTGGCCCCCGGCGCCGTGACGGGCTGGGCCGCCTACCCGGCCGGCGTGGTCTGGGCACTCGCCGAGGCGGGACACCCGGTCGGGGGCGCCGACCTCCACTTCGACAGCACGGTTCCCACCGGCGCGGGCCTCTCCTCCTCCGCCGCGCTGGAGTGCGCGGTCGCCATCGCCTACGACGAGCTGTACGGACTGTGCCTGCCCGGGCCCGAACTGGCCCGGACCGCCCAGCGCGCGGAAAACGGGTTCGCCGGCGTGCCCTGCGGGATCATGGACCAGATGGCCTCGGTCTGCTGCACCGCCGGCGCCGCGCTCCATCTCGACGCCCGCACCCCGGAGGACCACCGGCAGGTGCCCTTCGACCTGCGGGGCCAGGGGCTGCGGCTGCTGGTGATCGACACCCGGGTCACCCACGACCTCGGGGACGGGGCGTACGCCGCCCTGCGCGCGGGCTGTGAACGCGCCGCCGCGCTGCTCGGCCTGACCGCCCTGCGCGACCTGTCCGCCGGGGAGCTCCCGCGGGCCCTGGACGCCCTGCCGGCGGAACTCGTCCCGCTGGTCCGCCACGTGGTGACCGAGAACGACCGCGTCACCGAAGCCGTCTCGCGGCTGCGGGAGGGGAACGCCGCGGCGCTCGGCCCGATCCTCACCCACGGCCACGCCTCGCTCCGCGACGACTACCGCGTCTCCTGTCCGGAGACCGACCTCGCCGTGGCGGCTGCCGTGGACGCCGGGGCACTCGGCGCCCGGATGACGGGAGGCGGCTTCGGGGGCTCCGTCATCGCCCTGGTGGAGGCCGGACGGGAGAGCGCGGTGGGCGGGGCCGTCACGGCCGCCTTCGCCGCCGCCGGTCACCGCCTCCCGCGTATCCTCACGGTCACCGCCGCCGCGGGCGCCCGCCGCCTCGGGACGCGGTAG
- the galT gene encoding galactose-1-phosphate uridylyltransferase translates to MKKTLAKLADGRELIYFDHDHDDDRDDSAVRDAPDLRPLDRVDSRPELRRDEATGDWITIAAHRQGRTYHPPAGECPLCPSRDGRLGEIPAADYAVAVFENRFPSLAGEAGRCEVVCFTPEHEACFADLTPSAARLVLDAWTDRTAELSALPGVEQVYCFENRGAEIGVTLAHPHGQIYAFPFVTPRTAKMTAAAAAHRAATGRNLFEDLLAGARAATERVVTAGEHWTAFVPYAARWPYEVHLYPHRRVRDLTRLTEAERAEFPGIYLDLLRRFDRLFPVPGRPQGPAPTPYVSAWHQAPRTHGEELALHLELFTVRRSPDKLKFLAGTESGTEAFINDVAPEAAARRLREALS, encoded by the coding sequence GTGAAGAAGACCCTCGCGAAACTCGCGGACGGCCGCGAACTGATCTACTTCGACCACGACCACGACGACGACCGCGACGACAGCGCCGTGCGCGACGCGCCCGACCTGCGCCCGCTGGATCGCGTCGACAGCCGGCCGGAACTGCGGCGGGACGAGGCGACCGGTGACTGGATCACGATCGCCGCCCACCGCCAGGGCCGGACCTACCACCCGCCCGCCGGCGAGTGCCCGCTCTGCCCCTCCCGGGACGGCCGGCTCGGTGAGATCCCCGCCGCCGACTACGCGGTGGCCGTCTTCGAGAACCGCTTCCCCTCCCTCGCGGGCGAGGCCGGACGCTGCGAAGTCGTGTGCTTCACCCCGGAACACGAGGCCTGCTTCGCCGACCTCACCCCGTCCGCCGCCCGCCTGGTCCTGGACGCGTGGACCGACCGCACCGCGGAACTCTCCGCCCTCCCGGGCGTCGAGCAGGTGTACTGCTTCGAGAACCGGGGGGCCGAGATCGGGGTGACCCTCGCCCACCCGCACGGCCAGATCTACGCCTTCCCCTTCGTCACGCCGCGCACCGCCAAGATGACCGCCGCCGCGGCCGCCCACCGCGCCGCCACCGGACGCAACCTCTTCGAGGACCTGCTGGCGGGCGCCCGCGCCGCCACCGAGCGGGTGGTGACGGCCGGGGAGCACTGGACCGCCTTCGTGCCGTACGCCGCCCGCTGGCCGTACGAGGTGCACCTCTACCCGCACCGCCGCGTTCGCGATCTGACCCGCCTGACCGAGGCCGAGCGGGCCGAGTTCCCCGGCATCTACCTGGATCTGCTGCGCCGGTTCGACCGGCTCTTCCCCGTACCGGGGCGGCCGCAGGGGCCGGCTCCCACCCCGTACGTCTCCGCCTGGCACCAGGCGCCCCGCACCCACGGCGAGGAACTGGCCCTGCACCTGGAACTGTTCACCGTCCGCCGGTCTCCCGACAAGCTGAAGTTCCTCGCCGGGACGGAGTCCGGGACGGAAGCGTTCATCAACGACGTGGCCCCCGAGGCGGCCGCGCGGCGACTCCGGGAGGCCCTGTCGTGA
- a CDS encoding CapA family protein — MGGAPVTLFLAGDVMLGRGVDQILPHPGDPALPEAYVTDARTYVELAEAVNGTIPRRAPFSWPWGEALGLLDAAAPDARIINLETSVTRSEDIAPGKAVHYRMHPANLPCLAAARPDVCALANNHVLDYGRRGLAETLDALAAAGLRSAGAGHDLAAAQRPVAHSLPGGRRLLVFSLGTASSGIPHDWAATADRSGVDFVDEASDAAAAAVAARIRRAKRSGDLAVVSIHWGSNWGHAVPRDQVRFAHALVDGGADVVHGHSSHHPRPFEVYRGRPVLYGCGDLIDDYEGIGGHERYRDDLRVLYFVVLEPDTGRLDHARLVPVQAHRMRLRRAAREDCGWLHEVLARTSRAFGTRITRDPDGTTLTVRPPRGP, encoded by the coding sequence ATGGGCGGTGCACCCGTGACGCTGTTCCTCGCCGGCGATGTGATGCTCGGCCGCGGCGTCGACCAGATCCTTCCGCACCCCGGTGATCCCGCGCTGCCGGAGGCGTACGTGACCGATGCCCGTACGTACGTCGAGCTGGCGGAGGCGGTGAACGGCACGATTCCGCGCCGGGCGCCGTTCTCCTGGCCCTGGGGAGAGGCGCTGGGCCTCCTCGACGCGGCCGCGCCCGACGCCCGGATCATCAACCTGGAGACGTCCGTCACCCGGAGTGAGGACATCGCCCCCGGCAAGGCGGTCCACTACCGCATGCACCCCGCCAACCTGCCCTGCCTGGCCGCCGCCCGTCCCGATGTCTGCGCCCTGGCCAACAACCACGTCCTGGACTACGGCCGCCGCGGACTGGCCGAGACGCTGGACGCGCTCGCCGCCGCAGGCCTGCGATCGGCCGGTGCGGGCCACGACCTCGCCGCGGCGCAGCGGCCCGTGGCCCACTCCCTGCCGGGGGGCCGGCGCCTGCTGGTGTTCTCACTGGGGACGGCGTCGAGCGGGATCCCCCACGACTGGGCGGCCACCGCGGACCGGAGCGGGGTCGATTTCGTCGACGAGGCCTCGGACGCGGCCGCGGCCGCGGTGGCCGCCCGCATCCGGCGGGCCAAGCGGTCCGGCGACCTCGCGGTCGTCTCGATCCACTGGGGTTCCAACTGGGGCCACGCCGTCCCGCGCGACCAGGTCCGCTTCGCGCACGCGCTCGTCGACGGCGGCGCGGACGTCGTCCACGGGCACTCCTCGCACCATCCGCGCCCGTTCGAGGTGTACCGGGGACGTCCCGTCCTGTACGGCTGCGGCGACCTGATCGACGACTACGAGGGCATCGGCGGCCACGAGCGGTACCGGGACGACCTGCGCGTGCTGTACTTCGTCGTCCTGGAGCCCGACACCGGGCGGCTCGACCACGCCCGCCTCGTCCCCGTGCAGGCCCACCGGATGCGCCTGCGCCGCGCCGCGCGGGAGGACTGCGGCTGGCTCCACGAGGTCCTCGCCCGCACCAGCCGCGCTTTCGGCACCCGCATCACCCGCGACCCGGACGGCACCACCTTGACCGTCCGCCCGCCGCGAGGGCCCTGA
- a CDS encoding Rrf2 family transcriptional regulator, with protein sequence MGASSRMTVATHALTWMALVCPGRPDHIVTSDQIASSVNTNPVVIRRVLGSLRDAGLVVSQRGQGAGWRLARAPETITLRDVYLAVEPDPLIALHAATPNQECPVARGIPPVLREAYGRAEESMKAELAAVTVADVLRETVA encoded by the coding sequence ATGGGTGCGAGCAGTCGGATGACCGTGGCCACGCACGCGCTGACCTGGATGGCCCTGGTCTGCCCCGGGCGGCCCGACCACATCGTGACGTCCGACCAGATCGCATCCAGCGTCAACACCAATCCCGTCGTCATCCGCCGCGTCCTCGGCAGCCTGCGCGACGCGGGCCTGGTCGTCTCGCAGCGCGGCCAGGGCGCCGGCTGGAGGCTGGCGCGAGCGCCGGAGACGATCACGCTGAGGGACGTCTACCTCGCCGTCGAGCCTGATCCGCTCATCGCGCTGCACGCGGCGACCCCCAACCAGGAGTGCCCCGTGGCGCGGGGGATCCCGCCCGTGCTGCGCGAGGCGTACGGCCGCGCGGAGGAGTCGATGAAGGCCGAACTGGCCGCCGTCACCGTCGCCGACGTGCTGAGAGAGACGGTCGCGTGA
- a CDS encoding epoxide hydrolase family protein has protein sequence MESSSNTDARIHPFRIDVPQDELDDLRDRLARTRWGSEIPGAGWSRGVPTAYLKDLAAYWADGFDWRKAEAELNEFPQFTTEIDGQNIHFLHVRSQNPAAVPLLLLHDWPCSFVQFVEAVRPLAQDFHVIVTSTPGTGFSGPLGEAGWNTGRIAGAFVELMDRLGYGSYGVQGTGGGAWIAAEMGRRAPDRIIGVHVNGLVTFPSGDPAEFDGLTASEQERLARLEDFQQDKMGFNAIQSTRPQTLAYGLHDSPVGQLAWITEKFKEWTDPATELPEDAVGRDRLLTNVSVYWFSGTAGSSANLYYESGHDPSAWAPKPRGTVPTGVAVALHTDIAIRRFAERDHNITHWTELERGGNFLSLEQPEAFVTDVRAFFGTLGS, from the coding sequence ATGGAGAGCAGCAGCAACACCGACGCCCGGATCCACCCCTTCCGCATCGACGTCCCGCAGGACGAGCTCGACGACCTGCGCGACCGGCTGGCACGTACCCGCTGGGGCAGCGAGATCCCCGGCGCCGGCTGGAGCCGGGGTGTGCCCACCGCCTACCTCAAAGACCTGGCCGCGTACTGGGCCGACGGCTTCGACTGGCGCAAGGCGGAGGCGGAGCTCAACGAGTTCCCCCAGTTCACGACCGAGATCGACGGCCAGAACATCCACTTCCTCCACGTCCGTTCGCAGAACCCGGCGGCCGTCCCGCTGCTCCTGCTGCACGACTGGCCCTGCTCGTTCGTGCAGTTCGTCGAGGCCGTCCGGCCGCTGGCGCAGGACTTCCACGTCATCGTGACCTCCACGCCCGGCACCGGCTTCTCCGGTCCGCTGGGCGAGGCCGGCTGGAACACCGGCCGCATCGCGGGCGCGTTCGTCGAGCTGATGGACCGGCTCGGATACGGGTCCTACGGGGTCCAAGGAACGGGCGGCGGCGCCTGGATCGCCGCCGAGATGGGGCGCCGGGCACCCGACCGGATCATCGGCGTTCACGTCAACGGCCTGGTCACCTTCCCCTCCGGCGACCCGGCCGAATTCGACGGGCTGACCGCTTCCGAACAGGAACGACTGGCCCGGCTGGAGGACTTCCAGCAGGACAAGATGGGCTTCAACGCCATCCAGTCCACCCGCCCGCAGACCCTCGCCTACGGCCTGCACGACTCGCCGGTCGGCCAACTCGCCTGGATCACCGAGAAGTTCAAGGAGTGGACGGACCCCGCCACGGAGCTCCCCGAGGACGCCGTGGGCCGCGACCGCCTGCTGACCAACGTCAGCGTCTACTGGTTCAGCGGCACGGCGGGCTCCTCGGCGAACCTGTACTACGAGTCGGGCCACGACCCGAGCGCCTGGGCCCCGAAGCCGCGCGGCACCGTCCCGACCGGCGTGGCCGTCGCCCTGCACACCGACATCGCCATCCGCCGCTTCGCCGAGCGGGACCACAACATCACCCACTGGACCGAGCTGGAGCGCGGCGGCAACTTCCTTTCGCTGGAGCAGCCCGAGGCTTTCGTCACCGACGTCCGCGCCTTCTTCGGCACGCTGGGCAGCTGA